The Euphorbia lathyris chromosome 3, ddEupLath1.1, whole genome shotgun sequence genome contains a region encoding:
- the LOC136224425 gene encoding ATP synthase subunit alpha, chloroplastic, translating into MEYTIVVAETADSPATLQYLAPYTGAALAEYFMYRERHTLIIYDDLSKQAQAYRQMSLLLRRPPGREAYPGDVFYLHSRLLERAAKSSSRLGEGSMTALPIVETQSGGVSAYIPTNVISITDGQIFLSADLFNAGIRPAINVGISVSRVGSAAQIKAMKQVVGKLKLELAQFAELEAFAQFASDLDKARQNQLARGQRLRELLKQSQSAPLTVEEQIMTIYTGTNGYLDSLEIGQVRKFLVELRTYLKTNKPQFKEIISSTKAFTEEAQILLKEAIQEQKERFLVQEQV; encoded by the coding sequence ATGGAGTACACTATTGTGGTAGCCGAAACGGCGGATTCTCCGGCTACATTACAATACCTGGCTCCTTATACAGGAGCAGCTCTGGCTGAATATTTTATGTACCGTGAACGACACACTCTAATCATTTATGATGATCTTTCCAAACAAGCGCAGGCTTATCGCCAAATGTCTCTTCTATTACGAAGACCACCAGGTCGTGAAGCTTATCCAGGAGATGTCTTTTATTTGCATTCACGCCTTTTGGAAAGAGCTGCTAAATCAAGTTCTCGTTTAGGTGAAGGAAGCATGACTGCTTTACCAATAGTCGAGACCCAATCAGGAGGCGTTTCAGCTTATATTCCTACTAATGTAATTTCCATTACAGACGGACAAATATTCTTATCCGCCGATCTATTCAATGCAGGAATCCGCCCTGCTATTAATGTGGGGATTTCCGTTTCCAGAGTAGGATCTGCAGCTCAAATTAAAGCTATGAAACAAGTAGTGGGTAAGCTAAAATTGGAATTGGCCCAATTCGCCGAATTAGAAGCCTTTGCGCAATTCGCTTCTGATCTAGATAAAGCTCGTCAGAATCAATTGGCAAGAGGTCAGCGATTACGTGAGTTGCTCAAACAATCCCAATCTGCGCCTCTCACCGTGGAGGAACAGATAATGACTATTTATACCGGAACGAATGGTTATCTTGATTCATTAGAAATCGGACAAGTAAGGAAATTTCTCGTTGAGTTACGTACCTACTTAAAAACGAATAAACCTCAGTTCAAAGAAATCATATCGTCTACCAAAGCATTCACGGAAGAAGCACAAATCCTTTTGAAAGAAGCTATTCAGGAACAGAAGGAACGTTTTCTAGTTCAGGAACaagtataa